From a region of the Halanaerobium hydrogeniformans genome:
- the hydG gene encoding [FeFe] hydrogenase H-cluster radical SAM maturase HydG yields MSKQINYFKEDFGEDYRTEVCDYITDGKIESILDSAKKPDKKEIERIIAKALKINGITPQEAAALLQVEDEEMINQFLNAAKKVKEKIYGKRLVIFAPLYFANQCVNDCLYCGFRKGNKDIARKKLSQKEIINEVEALEREGHKRLLVLTGEAPNTDLDYVVESIKTAYSVKTENGGEIRRINAEIAPLSTEDFKKLKESEIGTYTCFQETYNRKAYAELHPSGPKSNFEWRLSVMDRAQEAGIDDLGIGALFGLYDYKFDVIGLLLHAEYLDKKYGVGPHTISVPRLNPASGSPLTEVPYPLSDADFRKLVAVLRLAVPYTGMILSTRESTEMRNELFAHGVSQISAGSRTTPGGYEKKEKNKEELAQFSLHDLRPIDEIITGIAKDGYIPSFCTACYRLGRTGKDFMDLAKPGKIQEFCRPNAMLTFKEYLEDYGTESSINHGTQCISNLMEELKKDNSKLAANIAQKLEAIADGEHDLYL; encoded by the coding sequence ATGAGTAAGCAGATAAATTATTTTAAAGAGGATTTTGGTGAAGATTATAGAACAGAAGTCTGTGATTATATAACAGACGGTAAAATAGAGTCAATATTAGATTCTGCTAAAAAGCCTGACAAAAAAGAAATTGAAAGAATTATTGCTAAAGCTTTAAAAATAAATGGAATTACCCCCCAGGAAGCAGCAGCTTTACTGCAGGTTGAAGATGAAGAGATGATCAATCAATTTTTAAATGCAGCCAAAAAGGTCAAAGAGAAAATTTATGGTAAACGACTTGTTATCTTTGCCCCTTTATATTTTGCCAATCAATGTGTTAATGACTGTCTTTACTGTGGTTTCAGAAAAGGGAATAAGGATATAGCAAGAAAAAAATTAAGTCAAAAAGAGATTATAAATGAAGTTGAAGCTTTAGAAAGAGAAGGCCATAAAAGGCTTTTGGTTTTAACCGGTGAGGCACCAAATACAGATTTAGACTATGTAGTTGAAAGTATTAAAACTGCCTATTCTGTAAAAACTGAAAATGGAGGAGAAATAAGAAGAATTAATGCTGAAATTGCTCCTTTAAGTACAGAGGACTTCAAAAAATTAAAAGAATCAGAGATTGGAACCTATACCTGTTTTCAGGAAACATATAATAGAAAGGCTTATGCTGAGCTTCATCCATCTGGCCCCAAAAGTAATTTTGAATGGAGGCTTTCAGTGATGGATAGGGCCCAAGAAGCCGGAATTGATGATCTCGGAATTGGAGCTTTATTTGGTCTCTATGATTATAAATTTGATGTAATCGGCCTGCTCTTACATGCAGAATATCTTGACAAAAAATATGGAGTTGGTCCCCATACTATTTCGGTTCCCCGCTTAAATCCTGCCAGTGGTAGTCCTTTAACTGAAGTTCCGTATCCGCTTTCTGATGCTGATTTTCGCAAACTGGTAGCTGTGTTAAGACTGGCAGTTCCTTATACAGGCATGATTTTAAGCACCAGAGAAAGCACTGAAATGAGAAATGAGCTCTTTGCCCATGGTGTTTCTCAGATAAGTGCTGGTTCAAGAACAACTCCAGGTGGTTATGAAAAAAAAGAAAAAAACAAAGAAGAACTGGCCCAGTTTTCACTCCATGATTTAAGGCCTATTGATGAGATAATTACCGGTATAGCCAAAGATGGTTATATACCTAGTTTTTGTACTGCCTGTTACAGATTAGGAAGAACAGGAAAGGACTTTATGGATCTGGCTAAACCTGGTAAAATCCAGGAATTTTGCCGTCCTAATGCAATGTTGACCTTTAAAGAATATCTTGAAGATTATGGAACGGAAAGCAGCATCAATCATGGAACTCAGTGTATAAGTAATCTAATGGAAGAACTGAAAAAAGATAATTCTAAATTAGCAGCAAATATTGCTCAAAAACTTGAGGCGATTGCTGATGGTGAACATGACCTTTACCTATAA
- the hydE gene encoding [FeFe] hydrogenase H-cluster radical SAM maturase HydE: MKNKKIKELVDKAAAEANLSKKEIIYLLEQDFSKLDYLIKKADQKRKELFGDEVHLRAIIEISSYCKQNCHYCGLRKDNSELERYQLEKEEIITAANQAAELGYKTIVIQSGEDDYPAQKIAEIIREIKHNNDIAVTLSLGERDFGVYKLWKEAGADRYLLKHETADKKLYQKYHPGMSFENRIESLKYLKYLGYQTGSGVIIGLPGQNAETLAEDLSLLKELDVDMVGSGPFIPHQNTPLKNSRQGTLEMTLKFNALSRLLLQLTHIPATTALGTIDDFGRQKALQAGANVVMPNVTDSKYRRKYEIYPAKICIEEQAADCRQCIGGIINSLGRFVSTERGDSRKIKTG, encoded by the coding sequence ATGAAAAATAAAAAAATAAAAGAGCTGGTTGATAAAGCAGCTGCTGAAGCTAATTTAAGTAAAAAAGAAATAATATATTTATTAGAACAGGATTTTTCTAAACTTGATTATTTAATAAAAAAAGCTGATCAAAAACGCAAAGAATTATTTGGAGATGAAGTCCATTTAAGAGCTATCATAGAAATTTCTAGTTACTGCAAACAAAACTGCCATTATTGTGGGCTTCGCAAAGACAACAGTGAGTTAGAGCGCTATCAGCTTGAGAAGGAAGAAATCATAACTGCAGCCAATCAGGCTGCTGAGCTGGGTTATAAGACCATTGTTATTCAGTCAGGAGAAGACGATTATCCAGCTCAAAAAATAGCGGAAATTATAAGAGAAATAAAACATAATAATGATATTGCTGTAACACTTAGTCTGGGTGAACGTGATTTTGGAGTCTATAAACTCTGGAAAGAAGCTGGGGCAGATCGCTATCTTTTAAAACATGAAACAGCAGATAAAAAACTTTATCAAAAATATCATCCCGGAATGAGTTTTGAAAATAGAATTGAAAGTTTAAAGTATTTAAAATATCTAGGTTATCAAACAGGTAGTGGGGTAATTATTGGTCTGCCGGGCCAAAATGCAGAAACCCTGGCTGAGGATTTATCACTATTAAAAGAACTTGATGTTGATATGGTCGGTTCTGGTCCTTTTATCCCTCATCAAAACACACCTTTAAAAAACAGCAGGCAGGGAACTTTAGAAATGACCTTAAAATTTAATGCATTAAGCCGCTTATTATTGCAGTTGACCCATATTCCTGCTACAACAGCTTTAGGTACTATAGATGATTTTGGCAGACAAAAAGCCCTTCAGGCTGGAGCAAATGTTGTGATGCCTAATGTTACAGATAGCAAATACCGTCGTAAATATGAAATCTATCCAGCTAAAATTTGTATTGAAGAACAAGCAGCTGACTGCAGACAGTGTATAGGTGGAATTATTAATTCTCTAGGACGTTTTGTAAGTACAGAGCGGGGAGATAGTCGAAAAATTAAAACTGGCTGA
- a CDS encoding SulP family inorganic anion transporter encodes MDDLRKKIDSLKPDMISGLTTATIALPQNMAYALIVGVNPIYGIYASIFSMLSASIFNVSKYMIVGPTNMMAVALYSSLSNFQGDNYLEVIFLTTFLIGLFQFLLVSLNLSELVKYVSHPVVVALTHGAAVLILFSQIENFTGVTVYGNNVLTKSWQFISNLSEINYLSIIIGTITIALIYILPKLKENLPEYLLSVIIMTIITSLSGLNNYVPVIGEIPRRIIDFNIVNFDWGIIGEVYTTAFSIALLGLIQTMAVLQAVSLKTEETANFKREFRSQGLTNMIISFFSGFAISASFSNTFANLTAGAKNRISQFFCALSIIIFIVFLRPLISFVPVPVLAGLVIAAAISIVDIKEIIKNMKTTKGDAIIFWSTFLATVILPNLDQAIYFGVFVSLVVVLQISKKADIDMLYYDKKESDKGYHLHHVEHEDSDKSKIESKQARVIDLKGAVHFSAADDLKKQLEEFYTKDTDYIIRLRNVCRIDITIIRVLEEFIDKVQAGGSEVILTGVNKTIIKILRRLGIAEKIGEENIFQPEKEYFASTNKALNMSTSYNDKDKTSQCESEEDESEKNESDKN; translated from the coding sequence ATGGATGATTTAAGAAAAAAAATTGATAGCTTAAAACCTGACATGATTAGTGGTTTAACAACGGCCACGATTGCACTTCCACAAAATATGGCTTATGCTTTAATTGTTGGTGTTAATCCAATTTATGGTATATATGCTTCGATTTTTTCGATGTTAAGTGCTTCTATCTTTAATGTCTCTAAATATATGATCGTTGGTCCTACAAATATGATGGCTGTAGCACTTTACAGTAGTTTAAGCAATTTTCAGGGAGATAATTATCTGGAAGTAATATTTTTAACCACCTTTTTGATCGGTTTATTTCAGTTTTTGCTTGTCAGTTTAAATTTAAGTGAGCTGGTTAAATATGTTTCACATCCGGTGGTAGTAGCTTTAACCCATGGGGCTGCAGTTTTAATCCTATTCAGTCAGATAGAAAATTTTACCGGTGTCACTGTATATGGGAACAATGTTTTGACAAAAAGCTGGCAGTTTATATCGAATCTCTCAGAAATAAATTATTTAAGCATAATAATTGGCACTATTACTATAGCCCTTATCTATATACTACCTAAATTAAAAGAAAATTTGCCTGAATATCTGTTATCAGTTATCATTATGACAATTATTACAAGTTTAAGTGGTTTAAATAATTATGTGCCTGTGATTGGTGAAATACCCCGTCGGATTATTGATTTTAATATTGTTAATTTTGATTGGGGGATAATAGGTGAAGTTTATACAACTGCTTTTTCTATCGCCTTACTTGGTTTAATTCAGACCATGGCTGTTTTACAGGCAGTTTCCTTAAAAACAGAAGAAACTGCAAATTTCAAAAGGGAGTTTAGAAGCCAGGGACTTACCAATATGATAATCTCCTTTTTCAGTGGTTTTGCTATTTCTGCTTCTTTTTCAAATACTTTTGCCAATTTAACTGCTGGAGCTAAAAATAGGATATCACAGTTTTTCTGTGCCCTATCAATAATAATCTTTATCGTCTTTTTAAGACCTTTAATCTCATTCGTTCCAGTTCCTGTTCTAGCTGGATTGGTTATTGCAGCTGCAATCTCTATTGTTGATATTAAAGAAATAATAAAAAATATGAAAACAACAAAGGGAGATGCAATAATCTTTTGGTCAACTTTTTTAGCAACTGTTATCCTGCCAAATCTTGATCAGGCAATTTATTTTGGAGTTTTTGTCTCACTTGTAGTAGTACTGCAGATTTCCAAAAAAGCTGATATAGATATGCTCTATTATGATAAAAAAGAGAGTGATAAAGGTTACCATCTCCACCATGTCGAACATGAAGATAGTGATAAATCAAAAATTGAAAGCAAACAAGCAAGAGTAATTGATCTTAAAGGAGCAGTTCATTTTAGTGCTGCTGATGACCTCAAAAAACAGCTGGAAGAATTTTATACTAAAGATACCGATTATATAATTAGACTCCGCAATGTCTGTAGAATAGATATTACGATCATTAGAGTCTTAGAAGAATTTATAGATAAAGTTCAAGCTGGAGGCTCAGAGGTGATCTTAACCGGAGTTAATAAAACAATCATTAAAATACTAAGAAGATTAGGCATTGCAGAAAAAATTGGAGAGGAAAATATCTTCCAACCCGAAAAAGAATATTTTGCTTCAACAAATAAAGCCTTAAATATGAGTACAAGCTATAATGATAAAGATAAAACAAGCCAATGTGAAAGCGAAGAAGACGAAAGCGAGAAAAATGAAAGTGATAAAAATTAA
- a CDS encoding SLC13 family permease, producing the protein MFNLKNKVLFVLLIILILSSLFSANILAQDINFENNGELAEPESQLNASIIFIMLLIAVLVTLFIWEPMPISMLAVLVPIALAFFINLSNMTVEEALSGFGNSATITVMSMFVFSAGIQRSGAVQLLGDKISKITGSNPRRQIALISALTGSTSGFINNTPVVAALIPMVRELGRKTKVSPSKLLIPLSYTAMLGGTVTLIGTSTNLLASEVSDRIIGHPFHLFEFTGLGIIVLFIGVFYLLTIGYKLIPARLDVESNLTDEYEMRDYLTEVLIGEDCVYVGKSVAEIEADKELDYDIIRIIRNGKQFMEPLNAKTIRPGDHLIIRAKQETLLELVKNKGMTTMAELIVNGKSIEQPLKGEILVEIVVPAHSLMVNKTMEEINLLQRYDCNVLALRRGEEITHQKMTDYRFKAGDLILMLVTENTLERMRANSNFIIDREYDPNFFDRKKMYISIAILAYFIITVAFNLLPVAIAALSGAFMMVLSGCINKKEFFSAIDWEVYFLLSGLIPMGLAIEKSGTASYLAAQILNLSSLMPPIFIMMLIYLITSLMANIIGNNASVLLMLPIAIGTAQQLGVNPFAFVLTTTFAASAAFASPVGYQTNLMVYSSGGFKFKDFIVVGAPLQLILTVVVPLLIRLFWGF; encoded by the coding sequence ATGTTTAATCTTAAGAATAAGGTGTTATTTGTTTTATTAATAATCTTAATTTTAAGCAGTTTATTTTCTGCTAATATATTGGCCCAGGATATAAATTTTGAAAATAATGGAGAACTGGCTGAACCAGAAAGTCAATTAAATGCCAGTATAATTTTTATAATGCTATTAATAGCTGTATTAGTAACTTTATTTATCTGGGAGCCCATGCCGATAAGTATGCTCGCGGTTTTGGTTCCTATTGCCCTGGCCTTTTTTATCAATTTAAGTAATATGACCGTTGAGGAAGCACTCTCAGGTTTTGGTAATTCTGCTACAATTACAGTTATGTCGATGTTCGTTTTTAGTGCAGGTATTCAGCGAAGTGGAGCTGTACAGCTTTTAGGTGATAAAATTTCTAAAATAACGGGTAGTAATCCCAGAAGGCAAATTGCCTTAATTTCTGCTCTGACAGGTTCAACTTCAGGCTTTATCAATAATACCCCGGTGGTTGCTGCCTTGATTCCCATGGTAAGAGAATTAGGGAGAAAAACTAAAGTTTCTCCTTCAAAATTATTGATTCCTCTTTCCTATACAGCGATGTTAGGTGGAACAGTAACTTTAATCGGTACTTCAACCAATCTTCTGGCCAGTGAGGTTTCTGATAGGATTATCGGCCATCCTTTCCATCTTTTTGAGTTTACAGGTCTGGGGATTATAGTTTTGTTTATCGGAGTTTTTTATCTTTTAACTATCGGATATAAGTTGATACCAGCTCGCCTTGATGTAGAATCCAACTTAACTGATGAATATGAAATGCGGGATTATTTAACAGAAGTTTTAATAGGAGAAGATTGTGTTTATGTGGGAAAAAGTGTTGCTGAAATTGAAGCAGATAAAGAACTTGATTATGATATTATTAGAATAATTAGAAATGGCAAGCAGTTTATGGAACCTTTAAATGCCAAAACTATTAGACCAGGTGATCATCTAATTATTAGAGCTAAACAGGAAACTCTGCTCGAACTTGTCAAAAATAAGGGTATGACCACAATGGCTGAGCTTATAGTAAATGGTAAATCTATTGAACAGCCATTAAAAGGTGAGATCTTAGTTGAAATAGTTGTCCCTGCTCACTCGCTTATGGTGAATAAAACCATGGAGGAAATCAACCTCCTACAGCGATATGACTGTAATGTTCTGGCTTTAAGACGTGGGGAAGAAATAACCCATCAAAAAATGACAGATTACCGCTTTAAGGCAGGAGACTTGATTTTAATGCTGGTTACTGAAAATACCTTAGAAAGAATGAGGGCTAACAGTAACTTTATAATTGATAGAGAATATGATCCTAACTTTTTTGACCGCAAAAAAATGTATATATCTATTGCTATTTTAGCTTATTTTATAATTACCGTGGCTTTTAATCTGCTTCCCGTTGCAATTGCAGCTTTAAGTGGAGCTTTTATGATGGTTCTTAGTGGTTGTATAAATAAAAAGGAGTTTTTTAGTGCCATAGACTGGGAGGTATATTTTCTATTATCAGGTTTGATCCCGATGGGGCTGGCAATAGAAAAATCAGGTACAGCTTCTTATCTGGCAGCCCAGATCTTAAATCTATCTTCATTAATGCCACCAATTTTTATTATGATGTTAATCTATTTAATCACATCATTGATGGCAAATATTATCGGTAATAATGCCAGTGTGCTTTTAATGTTACCGATTGCGATTGGGACAGCTCAGCAGTTGGGTGTAAATCCTTTCGCTTTTGTTTTAACCACAACCTTTGCTGCCAGTGCTGCCTTTGCAAGTCCTGTTGGATATCAGACAAATCTGATGGTTTACAGTTCAGGAGGTTTCAAATTTAAAGATTTTATTGTTGTCGGGGCACCATTACAGTTGATTTTGACTGTAGTTGTCCCTTTATTGATAAGATTGTTTTGGGGATTCTAA
- a CDS encoding DUF2089 domain-containing protein, which translates to MSYPIPDQCPSCEAKLSVRELKCQSCQTRIIGDFYLDEIFQLNYEQQQFLKIFIKTRGNIKSMEKELEMSYPTVRNKLNELIKSLGYEDELLEEDQEEKRKEILDMLEAGEIEAAEAAQKLKEL; encoded by the coding sequence ATGAGTTATCCAATTCCTGATCAATGCCCTAGCTGTGAAGCTAAATTATCTGTAAGAGAATTAAAATGTCAAAGCTGTCAGACCAGAATAATCGGTGATTTTTATCTTGACGAAATTTTTCAGTTAAATTATGAACAACAGCAATTTTTGAAAATTTTTATTAAAACCAGGGGCAATATTAAAAGTATGGAAAAAGAGCTGGAGATGTCTTATCCTACTGTTAGAAATAAACTTAATGAGCTTATCAAAAGTCTTGGCTATGAAGATGAACTGTTAGAAGAAGACCAGGAAGAAAAAAGAAAAGAAATTTTGGATATGTTAGAAGCTGGTGAAATTGAAGCTGCAGAGGCAGCCCAAAAATTAAAAGAACTTTAA
- a CDS encoding SHOCT-like domain-containing protein translates to MNQERMRILKMLQEGQINAEEAEELLSALADVDSTSQIEKKGSKTEAQKKNKKHLRIIVNEKGKEKVNIALPLGIAKTMLNFVPGSAKAKLAENEINLDALSQSFEDLSEEKEILRVDDDDETVIIRVE, encoded by the coding sequence ATGAATCAAGAAAGAATGAGAATTTTAAAAATGCTGCAGGAAGGCCAAATTAATGCTGAAGAAGCAGAAGAACTGTTAAGTGCTTTAGCTGATGTTGATTCAACTTCTCAAATCGAAAAAAAAGGCAGTAAAACTGAAGCTCAAAAGAAAAATAAAAAACATCTGAGAATTATTGTTAATGAAAAAGGAAAAGAAAAGGTCAATATTGCGCTACCACTGGGGATAGCAAAAACTATGCTGAACTTTGTTCCAGGATCAGCTAAAGCAAAACTGGCTGAAAATGAGATCAATTTAGATGCTTTAAGTCAAAGTTTTGAAGATCTCTCAGAGGAGAAAGAAATATTAAGGGTTGATGATGACGATGAAACCGTAATCATCAGAGTTGAGTAA
- the thiT gene encoding energy-coupled thiamine transporter ThiT: MESKFSTRMLAEIGVAVALAVVLNFFKLWRMPQGGSISLEMLPILVVAFRWGFGAGAFSGLSYGLLQLMFGAYIIHPVQLIMDYPLPYMLLGIAGYFTIRKDGVIKPLNVLVAVVVAGGARLITHILSGVIFFSQYAPEGQNVWAYSTIYNASFLIPTLIINYIVILILLKSLNTLDT; encoded by the coding sequence ATGGAAAGCAAATTTTCTACTCGGATGTTAGCAGAAATTGGAGTTGCCGTCGCCTTAGCTGTAGTGTTGAATTTTTTTAAACTCTGGAGAATGCCCCAGGGTGGTTCGATTAGTTTAGAAATGCTGCCGATTTTAGTTGTTGCTTTTCGCTGGGGTTTTGGTGCAGGTGCTTTTAGTGGTCTTAGCTATGGTTTATTACAGTTGATGTTTGGAGCCTATATTATTCATCCCGTGCAGCTGATAATGGATTATCCGCTGCCATATATGTTACTGGGTATTGCTGGCTATTTTACAATCAGAAAAGATGGAGTAATTAAGCCGCTTAATGTTCTGGTAGCTGTTGTTGTTGCCGGGGGAGCAAGGTTGATAACTCACATTTTATCAGGAGTTATTTTCTTTTCACAATATGCTCCAGAAGGTCAAAATGTCTGGGCATATTCTACAATCTATAATGCAAGCTTTTTAATTCCAACTTTAATTATTAACTATATTGTTATTTTGATCTTGTTGAAAAGTTTAAACACATTAGACACTTAA
- the thiW gene encoding energy coupling factor transporter S component ThiW, with the protein MKNRNLTFSALLIALGTITGHIIYIPVGVARAFPVQHLINVLSAVLLGPAYAVWNAFAISLLRNLLGTGSLLAFPGSIVGAFLAALFFKLRKSNFSAVLGEVIGTGILGALAAYPIANYLMGSGSAVFFFVIPFSVSSIGGALIAYFFLEIVAETELFTGLIDSDF; encoded by the coding sequence ATGAAAAATAGAAATTTAACTTTTTCAGCATTGTTGATTGCTTTAGGAACTATTACAGGTCATATAATTTATATACCGGTTGGAGTTGCCAGAGCTTTTCCGGTTCAACATTTAATCAATGTTTTATCTGCGGTTTTATTGGGACCTGCCTATGCTGTCTGGAATGCCTTTGCTATTTCTCTACTCAGAAATCTTTTAGGAACGGGTTCACTACTTGCTTTTCCCGGTAGTATTGTTGGAGCCTTTTTAGCCGCTTTATTTTTCAAACTGAGAAAAAGTAATTTCTCAGCAGTGTTGGGAGAAGTAATTGGCACAGGGATTTTAGGTGCCCTGGCAGCTTATCCGATCGCAAATTATTTAATGGGAAGTGGTTCAGCAGTATTTTTCTTTGTTATCCCATTTTCAGTTAGCTCTATCGGAGGTGCACTTATAGCCTATTTCTTTTTAGAGATTGTTGCAGAAACAGAATTGTTTACCGGTTTAATAGATAGTGATTTTTAG
- the thiD gene encoding bifunctional hydroxymethylpyrimidine kinase/phosphomethylpyrimidine kinase, which translates to MKKVLTIAGSDSGGGAGIQADLKTMTAHGVYGASVITAVTAQNTLGVQAVETLNKDFVAAQLDSVLSDIDFDALKTGMLATKELVEITAQKIEEYELKNLVVDPVMVATSGDLLLAENAVESYKELLFPLADLITPNLMEAKVLAGIDKEAEVEAEFLAKKLHSFGSKYVLIKGGHFSNTVQQSKKAVDLLYDGSSFVKFEADYIETNDTHGTGCTLSAAIASNLALGYSMEKAVEKAKIYLTKAIAEGEKIGMGNSPLNHIYQLDLKRESIRG; encoded by the coding sequence ATGAAAAAAGTTTTAACTATTGCTGGTTCTGATTCCGGTGGTGGAGCTGGAATACAGGCTGATTTAAAAACAATGACTGCTCATGGAGTTTATGGTGCATCTGTGATTACTGCAGTGACAGCCCAAAATACCCTGGGTGTACAGGCGGTTGAAACATTAAATAAAGACTTCGTGGCTGCTCAGCTTGATTCTGTGCTGAGTGATATAGATTTTGATGCTCTTAAAACTGGAATGCTGGCTACAAAAGAGCTGGTAGAAATTACAGCTCAAAAAATTGAAGAATATGAGCTAAAAAATCTGGTTGTTGATCCGGTTATGGTTGCTACCAGTGGTGATTTGCTGCTGGCAGAAAATGCTGTAGAAAGTTATAAAGAGCTGCTTTTTCCTCTAGCTGATTTGATAACCCCTAATTTAATGGAGGCTAAGGTTTTAGCAGGAATAGACAAAGAAGCTGAGGTTGAAGCGGAATTTCTAGCGAAAAAGCTCCATAGTTTTGGCAGTAAATATGTTTTAATTAAAGGTGGTCACTTTAGTAATACTGTTCAGCAAAGCAAAAAAGCTGTTGATCTGCTTTATGATGGCAGCAGCTTTGTAAAATTTGAGGCTGATTATATTGAGACCAATGATACCCATGGTACAGGCTGTACATTATCTGCAGCTATAGCGAGCAATCTGGCCCTTGGTTATAGCATGGAAAAAGCGGTAGAAAAAGCCAAAATATATTTAACTAAAGCCATAGCTGAAGGAGAAAAAATTGGTATGGGTAACAGTCCTCTCAATCATATCTATCAGCTCGATCTTAAAAGAGAATCAATACGAGGCTAG
- the thiE gene encoding thiamine phosphate synthase, with product MKDTNWSLYLITEENLSQGRTSLEVVKKAVAGGVDAVQLRDKSLSVRERYSLGLKLKEFTASRGVKLIINDRVDLAQALDADGVHLGQDDLPLKEARAILGPDKIIGITATELKAAQKAEKEGADYLGVGSVFKSNSKKVAAFKAGIGTAGINKLRKELSLPITAIGGIQTANAAEVIKAGADNIAVISALSQAEDIQKSAQEFRKIIVKAKKEREV from the coding sequence ATGAAGGATACAAACTGGAGCTTATATTTAATAACTGAAGAAAACCTTTCTCAGGGAAGAACGAGCCTTGAAGTTGTAAAAAAGGCTGTAGCAGGTGGAGTTGATGCTGTACAACTTCGTGATAAGTCATTATCGGTCAGGGAGAGGTATTCGCTGGGTTTAAAATTAAAAGAGTTTACCGCTTCTAGAGGGGTAAAACTAATCATAAATGATAGGGTGGATCTGGCCCAGGCCTTAGATGCAGATGGTGTTCATTTAGGTCAGGATGATCTACCTTTAAAGGAAGCAAGGGCCATCCTGGGACCAGACAAAATTATTGGGATCACTGCCACAGAATTAAAAGCAGCCCAAAAAGCAGAAAAAGAGGGAGCAGATTATCTGGGGGTGGGCTCAGTTTTTAAAAGCAATTCTAAAAAAGTAGCCGCTTTTAAAGCTGGAATAGGAACTGCAGGTATCAATAAACTGAGAAAAGAATTGTCTCTGCCAATAACTGCAATCGGTGGTATTCAAACAGCTAATGCCGCTGAGGTTATTAAAGCTGGTGCTGACAATATTGCTGTCATTTCTGCATTAAGCCAGGCAGAAGATATACAAAAATCTGCTCAAGAATTCAGAAAGATAATAGTCAAAGCTAAAAAAGAAAGGGAAGTTTAA
- the thiM gene encoding hydroxyethylthiazole kinase: MEVEANSLAKNIEENWQQIKAVIKKERPLIHQISNYVSASDSANITLNWGALPVMASAPEEAAEMVESASALLINLGTLNQERLKAIFKAGKRANQLNIPVILDPVGVGATEFRKEAAFKILKELDLTLIKGNRAEIAVLAEEKAELKGVESIGEYKNMAKIAQKLAQKENSLVAVSAKVDILAGEEEIFYSDRGSYLMGEIVGTGCMLGSTLAVFAAVESKLSLFEKIKTALIYYAYAGEIAALKTQTPAKFKREFMDTIYLLANK; encoded by the coding sequence ATGGAAGTAGAAGCTAATAGTTTAGCAAAAAATATTGAAGAAAACTGGCAGCAGATAAAAGCAGTAATTAAAAAGGAAAGACCGTTAATTCACCAGATAAGTAATTATGTTAGTGCCAGTGATTCTGCCAATATAACTTTAAATTGGGGGGCCTTACCTGTAATGGCATCAGCCCCAGAAGAAGCTGCAGAAATGGTAGAATCAGCATCTGCCCTATTAATAAATTTAGGGACCCTTAATCAAGAACGATTAAAAGCAATTTTTAAAGCCGGCAAAAGAGCCAATCAGCTAAATATACCAGTAATCCTGGATCCTGTAGGAGTAGGTGCCACGGAGTTTAGAAAAGAGGCAGCCTTTAAAATTTTAAAAGAATTAGATTTAACTTTAATTAAAGGAAATAGGGCTGAGATTGCTGTGCTGGCTGAAGAAAAAGCAGAACTAAAAGGTGTAGAATCGATCGGTGAATATAAGAATATGGCCAAAATTGCTCAAAAACTGGCCCAAAAAGAGAATAGTCTTGTGGCAGTCAGTGCAAAGGTGGATATTCTGGCCGGAGAGGAAGAAATTTTTTATTCAGACCGGGGAAGCTACTTAATGGGAGAGATCGTTGGAACAGGTTGTATGCTGGGTTCAACCCTGGCCGTTTTTGCAGCAGTTGAATCAAAGTTGAGCCTATTTGAAAAAATAAAAACTGCTTTAATATATTATGCTTATGCAGGTGAAATAGCAGCTTTAAAAACTCAAACCCCTGCCAAATTTAAAAGAGAATTTATGGATACGATCTATTTGCTGGCTAACAAATAA